From one Lolium rigidum isolate FL_2022 chromosome 4, APGP_CSIRO_Lrig_0.1, whole genome shotgun sequence genomic stretch:
- the LOC124706100 gene encoding C-terminal binding protein AN-like, whose translation MLRGPAHPMPATAAAAAGGQPLVVTLNCLEDPSVERDALAGAAAVEHAPLSALSSGHVESAAVVLLTSLAFLPRAAQRRLRPWQLLLCLGSPDRAADAAAAAELGLRLVHVDANRAEEIADTVMALFLGLLRRTHLLSGHASSSAPSAAWLGSVQPLCRGMRRCRGLVLGIVGVNAAARCLATRSLAFRMSVLYFDPLYEGAGKTRRPSIVFPSAARRMDTLNDLLAASDLVSLHCTLTNDTTNILSAERLQHIKPGAFIVNTSSCQLIDDCALKQLLLDGTIAGCALDGAEGPQWMEAWVHEMPNVLILPRSADYSEEVWMEIREKAIAILQSFFFDGIVPNNAISDDDEALSEVGCEDDQLYKQANEHEQQTDESQLTLECDKRRAIYKPEVPEASASSQNIGSRSEGRRSRSGKKGKKRPARRRSQQKMDELSTVESGSNYSSRRDDDTVMSGRDQVLSSSSRFASPEDSKNKLRSSAESPMEIISEHKLPAGLGRKPPERLKDGFVVALRTRDNSGFHVSRERVAGGGWYLDIVSNATKRDPAAQFLITFKNKDMMGLRSFVAGGKLLQVNKKSELCFANHAFDVWESWTLEGSLLECCRLVNHRNPSAVLEVYIEILAAVSEEDGVTRWLD comes from the exons ATGCTGCGCGGCCCGGCCCACCCCATGccggcgaccgccgccgccgccgccggcgggcaGCCGCTGGTGGTGACGCTCAACTGCCTCGAGGACCCGTCGGTGGAGCGGGACGCGCTGGCCGGCGCGGCGGCCGTGGAGCACGCGCCGCTCTCCGCGCTCTCCTCGGGCCACGTGGAGTCCGCCGCGGTCGTGCTCCTCACCTCGCTCGCCTTCCTCCCGCGCGCCGCGCAGCGCCGGCTCCGGCCATGGCAGCTGCTGCTCTGCCTGGGATCGCCCGACCGCGCCGcggacgccgccgcggccgctgagctcggcctccgcctcgtcCACGTCGACGCCAACCGCGCCGAGGAGATCGCTGACACGGTCATGGCgctcttcctcggcctcctccgccgcaccCACCTGCTCTCCGGGCACGCGTCCTCCTCCGCGCCGTCCGCCGCGTGGCTCGGCTCCGTCCAGCCGCTGTGCCGAGGCATGCGGCGCTGCCGTGGGCTCGTACTCGGCATCGTCGGCGTCAACGCCGCCGCGCGGTGCCTCGCCACACGCAGCCTCGCCTTCCGCATGAGCGTGCTCTACTTCGATCCGCTCTACGAG GGTGCTGGCAAAACAAGGAGGCCTTCTATTGTATTTCCTTCTGCTGCCAGAAGAATGGATACCCTGAATGATTTATTGGCAGCAAGCGACCTTGTTTCACTCCACTGTACGTTAACAAATGATACAACAAACATACTTAGTGCTGAGCGCCTGCAGCACATAAAACCTG GAGCTTTCATTGTCAATACCAGTAGCTGCCAGCTGATAGATGACTGTGCACTGAAACAACTCTTGCTCGATGGCACTATAGCCGGATGCGCATTGGATGGTGCTGAAGGTCCACAATGGATGGAAGCATGG GTACATGAGATGCCAAATGTGTTAATTCTTCCTCGAAGTGCAGACTACAGTGAAGAAGTGTGGATGGAAATTAGAGAGAAAGCAATCGCAATATTACAGTCCTTTTTCTTTGATGGCATTGTTCCAAACAATGCTATTTCTGATGACGATGAAGCATTAAGTGAAGTTGGTTGTGAAGATGATCAGCTATATAAACAGGCAAATGAACACGAACAGCAGACAGATGAAAGCCAACTGACTCTAGAGTGTGACAAGAGAAGAGCTATCTACAAGCCAGAAGTCCCGGAAGCTTCAGCGTCGTCCCAAAATATTGGCTCCAGATCAGAAGGAAGACGCAGCCGATCTGGGAAGAAAGGGAAAAAAAGACCTGCACGGCGCAGATCTCAACAGAAGATGGATGAGTTGTCAACTGTGGAGAGTGGAAGTAATTATTCTTCACGTCGAGATGATGATACCGTAATGAGTGGCAGGGATCAGGTGTTAAGTTCCAGTTCACGATTTGCTTCCCCTGAGGACTCCAAAAATAAGCTCAGGTCTTCTGCGGAATCTCCAATGGAAATAATTTCTGAACATAAGTTACCTGCGGGGCTTGGTAGAAAGCCTCCTGAGAGGCTCAAAGATGGCTTTGTTGTTGCCCTAAGGACAAGAGATAATTCGGGTTTTCATGTTTCAAGAGAAAGAGTGGCTGGTGGTGGCTGGTATCTTGATATTGTGTCAAATGCTACAAAGAGAGATCCTGCTGCTCAGTTCCTAATCACATTTAAAAATAAG GATATGATGGGACTGCGATCTTTCGTTGCTGGGGGCAaactgttgcag GTTAATAAGAAGTCGGAACTTTGTTTCGCCAATCATGCTTTTGATGTTTGGGAGAGCTGGACGCTGGAAGGATCTTTACTGGAATGTTGCAGACTGGTCAACCACAGAAATCCTTCG GCTGTATTGGAGGTCTACATTGAGATCCTCGCAGCCGTGAGCGAAGAAGATGGCGTCACCAGGTGGCTCGATTGA
- the LOC124706101 gene encoding uncharacterized protein PAM68-like, translating into MAALLHQAALQPPHSTPHPNHPWMHSSLATSMLSPPHAAPSKRQPAPARRLHAAGNGNGSGVDTPAADSASTNAPPSLKKTSRKEKLRQQQRLREREEQQQLLLKESLVEAAREEESRGGGNDDDEIPQVVFDRILKRILFTVGIPMASGVALLNIYDALKRGGGVEVPSWVQLLTILLSFGTSAGGIAYGTLSTSWDPEKEGSLLGIDELQTNWPELWKEDDKKDEE; encoded by the coding sequence ATGGCCGCCTTGCTCCACCAAGCGGCTCTCCAGCCACCTCACTCCACCCCACACCCCAATCATCCATGGATGCACAGCTCCCTCGCCACGTCCATGCTCTCACCACCTCACGCAGCGCCCTCCAAACGACAACCAGCCCCAGCCCGGCGGCTGCACGCAGCCGGCAACGGGAACGGCAGCGGCGTCGACACACCAGCCGCAGACAGCGCAAGCACGAACGCGCCGCCCAGCTTGAAGAAGACGAGCCGCAAAGAGAagctgcggcagcagcagcggctaCGGGagcgggaggagcagcagcagctgctCCTGAAGGAGTCGCTCGTCGAGGCTGCCCGCGAAGAGGAAAGCCGCGGCGGCGGCAATGACGACGACGAGATACCGCAGGTGGTGTTCGACCGCATCCTCAAGCGGATCCTGTTCACGGTGGGCATCCCGATGGCGTCGGGCGTCGCCCTCCTCAACATCTACGACGCGCTCAAGCGCGGGGGCGGGGTGGAGGTGCCGTCCTGGGTGCAGCTGCTCACCATCCTCCTCTCCTTCGGCACGTCGGCGGGAGGGATCGCCTACGGCACACTGTCGACGAGCTGGGACCCGGAGAAGGAAGGCTCGCTGCTCGGCATCGACGAGCTCCAGACAAACTGGCCCGAGCTATGGAAGGAAGATGACAAAAAGGATGAGGAATAA